A window from Mya arenaria isolate MELC-2E11 chromosome 9, ASM2691426v1 encodes these proteins:
- the LOC128203505 gene encoding contactin-like isoform X3 — translation MNLCVVSVIFVGICFRIYGITGQVFSYGCPKGWVNHDAQCYRFVSELLFYEEAEAACFSQGAQLASITTSGEHEFISSWLRGTSRENFWLTSGYYMLGRVYWDEAGLISDPSGYTYWLDNRAPGFSSKLYRIAYTHTETEYRWTNITGSTPAAYICEVEQGAALAQDILNRDYDYGLGVTDVKEIQRGPVIVRQPEDIYYIEGAWEVDFECVATGTPLPRYTWWRRGNVQEIATQVTSAISNRYTITGGRLVISSPEQTEDQFMYHCKAENEVGAVLSNEATLYFGYLDQFSNIRPKPVYAAEFKGTKMECGAPSYSPRVNYEWFKNAATNIFVYEGHGNLFVSNDGSLYVSEVQPTDANKNYFCVVTLVQPDNARFAKSNSVSRTNMGIELLLSGDTNNDADYGPILHTNVFPQNTIKGSNIRMECVAYGSPPLNYQWYRADGRPFVAGTKLRDLNRVLTIDNASLEAEGDYICRCTRGSGSSKTQTITLNMDAKPYFPYPIGNKFLDVGMRFDWHCMAVARPKATYSWYKNGARIDSIPGVLEIRANVLTILSVDKLRDEGMYQCAATNNYGTTFSLGELKVLALTPNFKRHPLPQVTLVPLGGNANIPCSVEGAPTPTVTWIKNGGPMGLTPGNLNDRIGMDTSYGLVLTSIAMSDQGLYTCKADNQFGTATNSTEVRVVDGIIWRSRLLNETNVQVNRTAFLYCEASTNVNFDISYVWKFNGHPINFLLQKEYILGMNGLYVTNAQYKNMGRYECEARTTIHSKTSSGLLRVNGPPLMPAGVYVLDNTVTPRSVTLVWTWFVAIEHGAPIVGYDIEAESNFKPNVWTVVAADIPESIAAREAADQGKRGTQRAATVDGLIPNTNYRFRVRATNAFGKGQEASKPTTSVKLMPSAPVVAPRNVGGGGGKVGTLQITWDILEPAEHCGDNLNYIIYWKKMNDAKDYKREIGNTPLSLVDGKYVIEVGVDNYYLQYQIMVAARNSKAQGPNSTVQYIYSAEAMPAADVRMEDMETFNGTCIIVHWESVADTREAVGGKIRGYRVQYFADMFGNAKHDEEPDPNVLEVLSKDVYGQTDHVKLVGLYSNMEYLARVMVINGAGVGTKGNWRRGETYNDMLHDFPTHIKVYEVSQHSVRVHWRGVGVHAGEESLEGYIIRIFKVQEDIRNAVDTTVGKVNEAIINGLQSNTVYVCRVLGTSRAGDGALSEAVYFSLTSSDSRSVNLNIDPSTSEVCYSDNDSRTCGVSSLRSLLHMKVLIAILTVFYIISS, via the exons GTTGTCCTAAAGGCTGGGTGAATCATGACGCACAGTGTTATAGATTCGTGTCAGAGCTGCTGTTTTATGAAGAGGCGGAGGCTGCGTGCTTT TCACAAGGGGCCCAACTTGCCAGCATAACCACTTCGGGCGAACACGAGTTCATATCTTCCTGGCTTCGAGGCACGAGCAG GGAGAATTTCTGGTTGACATCTGGCTACTACATGCTGGGGAGAGTTTACTGGGACGAGGCAGGGTTGATTTCCGACCCATCAGGATACACATACTGGTTAGATAACCGAGCCCCTGGGTTCTCATCAAAGCTGTATAGGATTGCTTACACCCACACAG aGACTGAATACAGATGGACAAACATCACCGGCAGTACCCCTGCAGCCTATATCTGCGAGGTCGAGCAAGGGGCCGCCCTGGCACAGGACATTCTCAACAGGGATTATG ACTACGGCCTGGGTGTGACAGATGTGAAAGAAATCCAACGAGGACCTGTCATTGTGCGTCAGCCGGAGGACATCTAT TACATTGAGGGAGCCTGGGAGGTGGATTTTGAGTGTGTGGCTACTGGTACCCCTCTTCCTCGCTACACATGGTGGCGGAGAGGTAACGTGCAGGAAATCGCCACACAAGTCACTTCCGCCATCAGCAATAGATACACGATTACTG GTGGGCGACTGGTGATCAGTTCACCAGAACAAACCGAGGACCAGTTCATGTACCACTGTAAGGCAGAAAATGAAGTGGGAGCTGTGCTTAGTAATGAAGCCACACTTTACTTTGGAT ACTTGGACCAGTTTTCCAACATACGTCCTAAGCCTGTTTATGCAGCCGAGTTTAAAGGCACCAAGATGGAGTGTGGTGCACCGTCCTATTCACCAA GAGTGAACTATGAATGGTTCAAGAACGCAGCCactaacatttttgtttacgaGGGCCACGGCAACCTGTTTGTCTCAAACGATGGAAGTCTCTACGTTTCCGAGGTGCAGCCAACTGATGCCAATAAAAACTATTTCTGTGTGGTGACACTGGTTCAGCCGGACAATGCTCGATTTGCAAAATCCAACTCAGTCAGTCGCACAAACATGGGCATAGAATTACTGCTGTCAGGAGATACAA ACAATGATGCCGATTATGGTCCAATTCTTCACACGAATGTTTTCCCGCAGAACACAATAAAGGGAAGCAATATACGCATGGAGTGTGTTGCCTATGGCTC TCCACCTCTCAACTACCAATGGTATCGCGCGGACGGCAGGCCGTTTGTAGCGGGAACCAAACTACGTGACCTTAACCGCGTGCTAACAATTGACAACGCATCACTTGAAGCTGAAGGGGATTATATCTGCAGGTGCACCCGGGGGTCAGGCTCCTCTAAGACACAAACAATTACATTAAATATGGACG CCAAGCCGTATTTCCCCTACCCGATTGGCAACAAGTTCCTGGATGTGGGAATGAGATTTGACTGGCACTGCATGGCTGTTGCTAGACCTAAG GCAACATATTCTTGGTATAAAAATGGTGCTCGTATTGATAGTATACCGGGCGTTCTTGAAATCAGGGCCAATGTACTCACCATCCTCTCTGTGGACAAGTTACGTGATGAAGGAATGTATCAGTGCGCCGCTACAAACAACTATGGAACTACTTTCAGTTTAGGAGAGCTCAAGGTTTTAG CACTGACTCCTAACTTCAAGCGACACCCACTTCCTCAGGTGACTTTGGTCCCGTTGGGCGGAAATGCCAATATTCCTTGCAGTGTGGAAGGAGCACCAACACCAACA GTGACCTGGATAAAGAATGGAGGCCCCATGGGTTTAACCCCTGGTAACCTGAATGATCGTATAGGGATGGACACGTCTTACGGGCTCGTTTTAACCTCCATAGCCATGTCAGACCAAGGCTTATACACATGCAAGGCAGATAACCAGTTTGGAACTGCGACCAACTCTACTGAAGTTCGAGTTGTTG ATGGTATCATCTGGCGTAGCAGGTTACTGAACGAGACAAACGTCCAGGTGAATAGGACGGCGTTCCTGTACTGTGAGGCGTCAACAAATGTTAACTTTGATATCAGTTACGTCTGGAAGTTCAACGGACATCCAATCAACTTTCTGTTACAGAAGGAGTATATTCTG GGCATGAATGGGCTGTACGTCACCAACGCCCAGTACAAGAATATGGGTCGCTATGAATGCGAGGCCCGGACCACAATTCACTCCAAGACAAGCAGTGGACTGCTCAGGGTAAATG GGCCACCTCTTATGCCTGCGGGTGTGTATGTGCTGGACAACACCGTAACTCCCCGTTCAGTAACCCTGGTCTGGACCTGGTTCGTAGCTATAGAGCATGGTGCTCCCATTGTAGGCTATGACATAGAGGCAGAGTCCAACTTCAAGCCCAATGTGTGGACAGTGGTTGCCGCAG ATATCCCTGAGTCGATTGCCGCTCGTGAAGCGGCTGATCAGGGTAAGCGGGGAACACAAAGGGCCGCAACTGTGGATGGACTCATTCCTAACACAAACTACCGGTTCCGGGTGCGTGCAACAAATGCCTTTGGAAAGGGGCAAGAAGCAAGTAAACCCACAA CTTCTGTGAAACTAATGCCATCTGCACCTGTGGTTGCCCCTAGAAATGTTGGCGGTGGTGGTGGCAAAGTTGGCACACTCCAGATCACTTGGGAT ATTCTGGAGCCAGCTGAACACTGCGGAGACAATCTGAACTACATAATCTACTGGAAAAAGATGAATGATGCAAAAGACTATAAAAGG GAAATTGGGAACACTCCCTTGTCCCTTGTTGATGGGAAATATGTGATAGAAGTTGGCGTAGACAATTACTACCTTCAGTATCAGATAATGGTTGCCGCCAGGAATTCCAAGGCTCAGGGACCTAATTCTACTGTCCAATACATATACTCAGCCGAAGCCA TGCCAGCTGCAGACGTGAGGATGGAAGATATGGAGACATTCAATGGTACATGCATCATAGTCCACTGGGAGTCTGTGGCAGACACGAGGGAGGCAGTCGGGGGCAAAATTAGGGGATACAGG GTACAGTATTTTGCAGACATGTTTGGCAATGCCAAACACGATGAAGAACCAGACCCGAATGTGTTGGAGGTTTTAAGCAAGGATGTGTACGGGCAGACAGACCACGTGAAACTCGTTGGACTGTATTCAAATATGGAGTATCTGGCACGAGTCATGGTAATAAATGGTGCTGGTGTGGGAACTAAAGGCAATTGGAGAAGAGGAGAGACTTACAATGACA TGCTCCATGATTTCCCGACCCACATTAAAGTGTATGAAGTGAGTCAACACAGTGTGCGCGTGCATTGGCGGGGAGTTGGCGTCCACGCAGGGGAAGAGTCATTAGAGGGATACATT ATCCGCATATTCAAAGTGCAAGAGGATATACGCAATGCAGTAGATACTACGGTAGGGAAGGTGAATGAAGCGATCATCAATGGTCTCCAGTCGAATACAGTCTATGTGTGCAGGGTGCTTGGTACTTCAAGGGCTGGGGACGGAGCTCTTAGTGAAGCAGTGTATTTTTCACTTACAA gtTCTGACTCTCGTTCTGTCAATCTGAACATTGACCCATCCACCTCGGAGGTGTGTTACTCAGACAATGATTCCCGAACCTGTGGAGTTTCATCACTCAGATCGCTCCTGCATATGAAAGTTCTAATTGCCATTTTAACTGTGTTCTACATCATTTCAAgctaa
- the LOC128203505 gene encoding contactin-like isoform X2, translating into MFKSIFSVMFVIFVGVCFCFNGITAQIFFYGCPKGWVNHDAQCYRFVSELLFYEEAEAACFSQGAQLASITTSGEHEFISSWLRGTSRENFWLTSGYYMLGRVYWDEAGLISDPSGYTYWLDNRAPGFSSKLYRIAYTHTETEYRWTNITGSTPAAYICEVEQGAALAQDILNRDYDYGLGVTDVKEIQRGPVIVRQPEDIYYIEGAWEVDFECVATGTPLPRYTWWRRGNVQEIATQVTSAISNRYTITGGRLVISSPEQTEDQFMYHCKAENEVGAVLSNEATLYFGYLDQFSNIRPKPVYAAEFKGTKMECGAPSYSPRVNYEWFKNAATNIFVYEGHGNLFVSNDGSLYVSEVQPTDANKNYFCVVTLVQPDNARFAKSNSVSRTNMGIELLLSGDTNNDADYGPILHTNVFPQNTIKGSNIRMECVAYGSPPLNYQWYRADGRPFVAGTKLRDLNRVLTIDNASLEAEGDYICRCTRGSGSSKTQTITLNMDAKPYFPYPIGNKFLDVGMRFDWHCMAVARPKATYSWYKNGARIDSIPGVLEIRANVLTILSVDKLRDEGMYQCAATNNYGTTFSLGELKVLALTPNFKRHPLPQVTLVPLGGNANIPCSVEGAPTPTVTWIKNGGPMGLTPGNLNDRIGMDTSYGLVLTSIAMSDQGLYTCKADNQFGTATNSTEVRVVDGIIWRSRLLNETNVQVNRTAFLYCEASTNVNFDISYVWKFNGHPINFLLQKEYILGMNGLYVTNAQYKNMGRYECEARTTIHSKTSSGLLRVNGPPLMPAGVYVLDNTVTPRSVTLVWTWFVAIEHGAPIVGYDIEAESNFKPNVWTVVAADIPESIAAREAADQGKRGTQRAATVDGLIPNTNYRFRVRATNAFGKGQEASKPTTSVKLMPSAPVVAPRNVGGGGGKVGTLQITWDILEPAEHCGDNLNYIIYWKKMNDAKDYKREIGNTPLSLVDGKYVIEVGVDNYYLQYQIMVAARNSKAQGPNSTVQYIYSAEAMPAADVRMEDMETFNGTCIIVHWESVADTREAVGGKIRGYRVQYFADMFGNAKHDEEPDPNVLEVLSKDVYGQTDHVKLVGLYSNMEYLARVMVINGAGVGTKGNWRRGETYNDMLHDFPTHIKVYEVSQHSVRVHWRGVGVHAGEESLEGYIIRIFKVQEDIRNAVDTTVGKVNEAIINGLQSNTVYVCRVLGTSRAGDGALSEAVYFSLTSSDSRSVNLNIDPSTSEVCYSDNDSRTCGVSSLRSLLHMKVLIAILTVFYIISS; encoded by the exons GTTGTCCTAAAGGCTGGGTGAATCATGACGCACAGTGTTATAGATTCGTGTCAGAGCTGCTGTTTTATGAAGAGGCGGAGGCTGCGTGCTTT TCACAAGGGGCCCAACTTGCCAGCATAACCACTTCGGGCGAACACGAGTTCATATCTTCCTGGCTTCGAGGCACGAGCAG GGAGAATTTCTGGTTGACATCTGGCTACTACATGCTGGGGAGAGTTTACTGGGACGAGGCAGGGTTGATTTCCGACCCATCAGGATACACATACTGGTTAGATAACCGAGCCCCTGGGTTCTCATCAAAGCTGTATAGGATTGCTTACACCCACACAG aGACTGAATACAGATGGACAAACATCACCGGCAGTACCCCTGCAGCCTATATCTGCGAGGTCGAGCAAGGGGCCGCCCTGGCACAGGACATTCTCAACAGGGATTATG ACTACGGCCTGGGTGTGACAGATGTGAAAGAAATCCAACGAGGACCTGTCATTGTGCGTCAGCCGGAGGACATCTAT TACATTGAGGGAGCCTGGGAGGTGGATTTTGAGTGTGTGGCTACTGGTACCCCTCTTCCTCGCTACACATGGTGGCGGAGAGGTAACGTGCAGGAAATCGCCACACAAGTCACTTCCGCCATCAGCAATAGATACACGATTACTG GTGGGCGACTGGTGATCAGTTCACCAGAACAAACCGAGGACCAGTTCATGTACCACTGTAAGGCAGAAAATGAAGTGGGAGCTGTGCTTAGTAATGAAGCCACACTTTACTTTGGAT ACTTGGACCAGTTTTCCAACATACGTCCTAAGCCTGTTTATGCAGCCGAGTTTAAAGGCACCAAGATGGAGTGTGGTGCACCGTCCTATTCACCAA GAGTGAACTATGAATGGTTCAAGAACGCAGCCactaacatttttgtttacgaGGGCCACGGCAACCTGTTTGTCTCAAACGATGGAAGTCTCTACGTTTCCGAGGTGCAGCCAACTGATGCCAATAAAAACTATTTCTGTGTGGTGACACTGGTTCAGCCGGACAATGCTCGATTTGCAAAATCCAACTCAGTCAGTCGCACAAACATGGGCATAGAATTACTGCTGTCAGGAGATACAA ACAATGATGCCGATTATGGTCCAATTCTTCACACGAATGTTTTCCCGCAGAACACAATAAAGGGAAGCAATATACGCATGGAGTGTGTTGCCTATGGCTC TCCACCTCTCAACTACCAATGGTATCGCGCGGACGGCAGGCCGTTTGTAGCGGGAACCAAACTACGTGACCTTAACCGCGTGCTAACAATTGACAACGCATCACTTGAAGCTGAAGGGGATTATATCTGCAGGTGCACCCGGGGGTCAGGCTCCTCTAAGACACAAACAATTACATTAAATATGGACG CCAAGCCGTATTTCCCCTACCCGATTGGCAACAAGTTCCTGGATGTGGGAATGAGATTTGACTGGCACTGCATGGCTGTTGCTAGACCTAAG GCAACATATTCTTGGTATAAAAATGGTGCTCGTATTGATAGTATACCGGGCGTTCTTGAAATCAGGGCCAATGTACTCACCATCCTCTCTGTGGACAAGTTACGTGATGAAGGAATGTATCAGTGCGCCGCTACAAACAACTATGGAACTACTTTCAGTTTAGGAGAGCTCAAGGTTTTAG CACTGACTCCTAACTTCAAGCGACACCCACTTCCTCAGGTGACTTTGGTCCCGTTGGGCGGAAATGCCAATATTCCTTGCAGTGTGGAAGGAGCACCAACACCAACA GTGACCTGGATAAAGAATGGAGGCCCCATGGGTTTAACCCCTGGTAACCTGAATGATCGTATAGGGATGGACACGTCTTACGGGCTCGTTTTAACCTCCATAGCCATGTCAGACCAAGGCTTATACACATGCAAGGCAGATAACCAGTTTGGAACTGCGACCAACTCTACTGAAGTTCGAGTTGTTG ATGGTATCATCTGGCGTAGCAGGTTACTGAACGAGACAAACGTCCAGGTGAATAGGACGGCGTTCCTGTACTGTGAGGCGTCAACAAATGTTAACTTTGATATCAGTTACGTCTGGAAGTTCAACGGACATCCAATCAACTTTCTGTTACAGAAGGAGTATATTCTG GGCATGAATGGGCTGTACGTCACCAACGCCCAGTACAAGAATATGGGTCGCTATGAATGCGAGGCCCGGACCACAATTCACTCCAAGACAAGCAGTGGACTGCTCAGGGTAAATG GGCCACCTCTTATGCCTGCGGGTGTGTATGTGCTGGACAACACCGTAACTCCCCGTTCAGTAACCCTGGTCTGGACCTGGTTCGTAGCTATAGAGCATGGTGCTCCCATTGTAGGCTATGACATAGAGGCAGAGTCCAACTTCAAGCCCAATGTGTGGACAGTGGTTGCCGCAG ATATCCCTGAGTCGATTGCCGCTCGTGAAGCGGCTGATCAGGGTAAGCGGGGAACACAAAGGGCCGCAACTGTGGATGGACTCATTCCTAACACAAACTACCGGTTCCGGGTGCGTGCAACAAATGCCTTTGGAAAGGGGCAAGAAGCAAGTAAACCCACAA CTTCTGTGAAACTAATGCCATCTGCACCTGTGGTTGCCCCTAGAAATGTTGGCGGTGGTGGTGGCAAAGTTGGCACACTCCAGATCACTTGGGAT ATTCTGGAGCCAGCTGAACACTGCGGAGACAATCTGAACTACATAATCTACTGGAAAAAGATGAATGATGCAAAAGACTATAAAAGG GAAATTGGGAACACTCCCTTGTCCCTTGTTGATGGGAAATATGTGATAGAAGTTGGCGTAGACAATTACTACCTTCAGTATCAGATAATGGTTGCCGCCAGGAATTCCAAGGCTCAGGGACCTAATTCTACTGTCCAATACATATACTCAGCCGAAGCCA TGCCAGCTGCAGACGTGAGGATGGAAGATATGGAGACATTCAATGGTACATGCATCATAGTCCACTGGGAGTCTGTGGCAGACACGAGGGAGGCAGTCGGGGGCAAAATTAGGGGATACAGG GTACAGTATTTTGCAGACATGTTTGGCAATGCCAAACACGATGAAGAACCAGACCCGAATGTGTTGGAGGTTTTAAGCAAGGATGTGTACGGGCAGACAGACCACGTGAAACTCGTTGGACTGTATTCAAATATGGAGTATCTGGCACGAGTCATGGTAATAAATGGTGCTGGTGTGGGAACTAAAGGCAATTGGAGAAGAGGAGAGACTTACAATGACA TGCTCCATGATTTCCCGACCCACATTAAAGTGTATGAAGTGAGTCAACACAGTGTGCGCGTGCATTGGCGGGGAGTTGGCGTCCACGCAGGGGAAGAGTCATTAGAGGGATACATT ATCCGCATATTCAAAGTGCAAGAGGATATACGCAATGCAGTAGATACTACGGTAGGGAAGGTGAATGAAGCGATCATCAATGGTCTCCAGTCGAATACAGTCTATGTGTGCAGGGTGCTTGGTACTTCAAGGGCTGGGGACGGAGCTCTTAGTGAAGCAGTGTATTTTTCACTTACAA gtTCTGACTCTCGTTCTGTCAATCTGAACATTGACCCATCCACCTCGGAGGTGTGTTACTCAGACAATGATTCCCGAACCTGTGGAGTTTCATCACTCAGATCGCTCCTGCATATGAAAGTTCTAATTGCCATTTTAACTGTGTTCTACATCATTTCAAgctaa